Proteins encoded by one window of Calliopsis andreniformis isolate RMS-2024a unplaced genomic scaffold, iyCalAndr_principal scaffold0133, whole genome shotgun sequence:
- the LOC143187636 gene encoding uncharacterized protein LOC143187636, with amino-acid sequence MEPAVVSGMTSPAGSDATLAPAVAPVAIRVPPFWEKNPATWFRQLESQFVLSGITRDATKYHYVSANLENKYADVVIDIINNPPVSNMYETLKAELIRRLSDSKEQNIRHLLEHEEIGDRKPSIFLRRLQNLAGDTVSDDFLKTLWLGRLPTSVQAILITRQKDSLSDLAALADAVVEVSPRPQIAVASSGQNDLRAELAELRREIAALRMGASNFRRSRSKSRNGRRGSSRSRNRGDEDMATDGKCWYHRKHGAAAKKCRDPCNFASENSRADR; translated from the coding sequence ATGGAACCTGCGGTCGTTTCGGGAATGACGAGCCCCGCCGGGTCGGACGCGACCTTAGCACCAGCGGTAGCACCAGTAGCCATCCGCGTTCCACCGTTCTGGGAGAAGAACCCAGCGACCTGGTTCCGACAGCTGGAATCCCAGTTTGTCCTTTCTGGAATCACCCGAGACGCAACCAAATATCACTATGTCAGTGCGAACCTTGAAAACAAGTACGCCGACGTAGTGATCGACATCATCAACAATCCCCCGGTGTCCAATATGTATGAGACGTTAAAGGCAGAGCTCATCCGGCGGTTATCGGACTCCAAGGAGCAGAATATTCGGCATCTGCTGGAGCACGAGGAGATCGGCGACCGCAAACCGTCGATTTTCCTGCGACGGCTGCAAAATCTCGCGGGTGATACGGTGTCTGATGATTTCTTAAAGACTCTGTGGTTGGGACGCCTCCCAACAAGCGTGCAGGCCATCCTCATAACGCGTCAGAAGGATTCGCTCTCCGATCTGGCCGCTCTTGCCGACGCGGTTGTAGAAGTGTCACCGCGTCCGCAGATCGCCGTCGCGTCGTCGGGACAGAACGACCTCCGAGCAGAGTTGGCCGAACTCCGCCGCGAAATCGCAGCCCTCCGTATGGGAGCGAGCAATTTTCGCCGCTCGCGGTCCAAGTCGCGAAACGGACGACGTGGTTCTTCGCGATCACGAAACCGCGGTGATGAGGACATGGCAACCGATGGCAAGTGTTGGTATCACAGGAAACATGGGGCCGCGGCGAAAAAGTGCCGAGACCCATGTAACTTCGCGTCGGAAAACTCACGGGCCGATCGTTAA